The sequence gaaccacttaaatcatactttttatacttaataaaatcacttttgtttattattgaacccagagtaagtaattagtacctgggggagcaaacagctttgcatatctctctatcagtgttatagagggcggacaatttatgagtttaccctgtataagctttatacagagtaaaacagatttatttggggtttggatcccatgggggtttgggtgtctgggtgctacaGACatgagcacttcttaagctgttttcagttaagtctgcagctttggggagcGTGGTGCAggtcctgggtctgtgttggagcagactggtgtgtctggctcaacaaggcaggggtctggaggcccaaactggcagagaaaacgggctcggaggtagtctcagcacaccaggtgacagtcccaagggagtTAAAGCCaagtagattgagctccttgaatctatcactataagacatgttttctaatccttgatTCCAACACCATCATTTTCTAGTGAGCTCTCATTCCTCCCTGTCCTTATCAGACTTGctattgccaactcttgtgatttgaCATGGGTCTCACAGTAgcaaggtttttttcttttatttccaatgTCAGGAGTCAAGTGGTTACCTGagactcagctttcattttaaaaaatagtaaaattGCTAGCCCTTGTGatggcagagaaaagctggaaaatgtggcACATAAAGCTCCAAAATccaggaggcaaataaaaagaacccagcaCTGATTAGTGTGAAAATCTCATGACTGCTAAGTCAATTTCatgactggggggcggggggctgactACTGGTTTTGGAATGTTTGGGGCTGTGTTTACTGCAGGCTTGTTTGTGTTGGTTTGACAGACATTTAAACAACATGGATATCAAAGGGATCGGAGGCTGTGTCAGTCTAGTTACTGTCCTAGCCCCTATCTTCTCCATCACACATCCCTTAACCCATCTTTGTTTGCACTGTGGTGTCTAATTCAGACTGTAAGCGCACGGGGACCTTTTGTGTTTGGCTATATGGGGCCATGGAGCCCATGATGCTATGGAATAAAGCATAAGAACAGTATCAATACCGGGAAATGTTGGTGTCTTCGTTTGAAGGGCTTGAGAACATGCGAGCAGGAGAACATCACATGCATCTGAGGATACCACAGTCTCAAGGTGGAGGAAGTGCTTAGAGCATTGAGCTGTCCTCGACTGTAATTGGTGGGATGCTTGGGTTCCCTATGCTGTGATTAGTGGGACACTAGGGTGACCTTGGCAGTGACTGGTGAGAAGTTTGGGACCCCTTTATTGTGTTTGGTGAAATGTTAGGGTGCCCTTTGTTATGGGTGGCATCGAGATGGACTCCAAATGCTTTATAACAAGCCTGAGAGCCTGTTACATTGCTCCCATGCTGAGAAGCCCCTGTCCATAAATGAATACAGAATAACCATCGAGTCACCTTGCCATGAGGGGTTCCTAGGTGACTTTCTTGTGATGCTGCTGAAATCCTCAGAGCCTGGTGTACCCTGACCAGCAAGTGGTTGCTCCCACCCCTGGAAAGCTGGGAATTCCCCCTAGTGTCCCGTTGGTCTTGCCAAAAACATCAGGGTTTAGCCCTGGCTTTTGTAACCCCTGTGGCCTAGCTGCATGAAGGAGCCCCCGGCAGAGTGAGGATGGGCAAGCTGAGGGTAGGACCCCTCAGGATTAACCCCCACCAGGGCTTCCCTCTATTCCCAGTCTGTCCCCTCGCCCAGGAGGCAGGTGCCCCAATGCCTGGGGACCATGGGGTGTCCAGGTTTGCAGTTCCATCACACTTCACTGCCTGGGtttagcttagggtgaccagacatcctgatattaggggctttgtcttatatacacaACTACTACAGACCCCTCCCCAAAAAGGTGtcctaatttttcacacttgcgaTCTGGTGTCCCTAGTTTACCTACATCACTAGACCCGTTCCCgcctgcaggaaggggtgaggcagGTCTCATTTCCCCACCCCGGGCCCCTCCCGGCCCCCAGCTCCCTAGGTCAGGCCTGGGATTCTGCTTTGAGGCCTTGCCCCGAGCCTGGGCACACAGGGAGTCCCTGGCCAGTGTGGATCGGGGTGCCCTGGGACAGCCACATCCCGCGCTGAGCTTCCCCCCACGGCGGCTCGTGGAGACACACGGTCTGAGCGAGCGCACGGGCcagcttccccctgccctggagaactTCATCCCCACCCAAAACTACATCCCCCAGCATCCCTTTCGCCAACGGCGCATTTGGTTCCGACCAGCCCGGTGCATGCTGGGACTTGTCGTTCTTCTCCCCCTTGCGTCCCGTGGCAGTGCCCGGCCTCGAGACTCAAATTCCCGGGGTGCAGCAGGTGGGCCCCGAGGGCGTTGCGCAGGCGCAGTGCCGTGTTGTTCGCGTCGCCTCTCGGCTGGGTAGTGAGTGAGTGAGGcaccgagtggccgcggcgcggcctGGGGGGAGCAGTCAGCGGCGTGGGGTGCCGAGTCGGGCCGCAGCCGGACGCGGGAGGTGGGGTCGGGCTAAGTGGTCGGGAAGGGCCGAGGCTGAGTGAGTGAGGCCCGTGGGGCCGggcctggggcaggcccaggagAGAGGCCGGGCAGCCTCCTGAGGTGAAGGGGGGCGTGAGTGGCAGGCTCAGGGACACGCCCCTAGGCTCGggacctgcccccctcccccccccccgtgcgcaCACGGCCAaggggagccgggctctgccCCGCCCGCTGGGGTAACGGAGCGGGCGGTGGGGTAACGAGGTGCAGGGGGCCCGGGCTGGGACGGACGAGCGGGGGTGGGGTAACGGGGTGCAGGGGGCCCGGGCTGCGACGGACGAGCGGGGGTGGGGTAACGGGGTGCAGGGGGCCCGGGCTGGGACGGACGAGCGGGGGTGGGGTAACggggtgcagggggcacagagTGTGGCAGAGGCACTCCagtggggcctggggctctggagtATCTGAGCATTTTGGGTAACAGGGccaaggggctctgggcttgTCCCTTTTGGATTCTGCGGCAAGCAGGGTAATAGGCCCCTGCTGtgctgtctggggggggggggtctgatcaGCAGGGCAGAGAGGCTCTGTCGTCCCCCCTCTCAGTGCCTGTGGTGGCCGGTGTCAGGACTGAAGTCTGCTGTATTCATACTGAGGAAGAAGTGGAGAGGGGGCTGCTGGATAAATGACTCCCCCAAAAGTATCAAATCAAGGCCCCTGACTGGTTTAGTGAAGGTGTGTGTGGACAGAGATTCAACATGAACCGGTACCTCCCAGTAGCCCGGCAGCATTTTCTGGCTGTGCTGGCCAGCACCAGTGTGGTGGTGAAGTCCATCTGTGCCACTGTCATCCTGCTCTACCTTCTATCCTTTGCTGTGGACACGGTGTTCGGGCTTGGCGTGACTCCTGGTTACCTCTTTCCACCCAACTTTTGGATCTGGACGTTGGCCACACACAGTGTGGTAGAGAAGCATGTCTGGGACGTTGGCGTGAGCCTGGCCACAGTAGTGctggctggcaggctgctggaGCCCCTGTGGGGAGCACTGGAGCTCCTGATCTCACCTATGTGGGGTCATTCAATCTCTTGTACCTGTTTACTGTTCGCATTCACGGCATGCTGGGCTTCCTCGGTGGGGTCTTGGTGGCCCTCAAGCAGACCATGGGCGACAGCACTGTCCTGAAGGTGCCCCAGGTGCGGATGAAAGTGGTCCCTATGCTCTTACTCCTTATCCTGGCTGTTCTGAGGCTGACCACCCTAATTGAAAGCAACCTATTGGCCTCTTATGGCTTTGGGGTCCTCTCCAGCTGGATCTATCTTCGTTTCTACCAGCGGCACAGTAGGGGACGTGGAGACATGTCAGACCACTTTGCCTTTGCCACGTTCTTCCCCGAGATCCTGCAGCCCGTGATTGGTTTGGTGGCCAACTTGGTGCATGGCATCTTGGTGAAGGTAAAAGTTTGCCGGAAAACAGTGAAACGTTATGATGTGGGTGCTCCTTCGTCCATCACCATCAGCCTGCCTGGAACAGACCCGCAGGATGCTGAGAGGAGAAGGTATTGTATGTTCCCTTGAAATATATTGTGTGGTTAGAGATCATGAGTTCATGCAGTATACCCAGAGCTAGATACCTACTAAAGATGAATTGAGATGAGTTTTAATAAGACCACAAAACTGCTTGGTTTCAAATTATTGTGTCTGGGTTTAAATGTTAtaaggattatttttaaaaagggaatatttgaaaatctgcccctccTTTACTTGCCTCTCACAACCTGAATTCAGGGCTCTGTGTTTACCCCCTGCATCTGACATAGGGGAGCCATCAACTATTATCTGCACTAGGATTTTTTCCCTGGTGACAGCAGCAGTGGAGGCCCTGGTGTGGGACAGCTGCATTTTAGGGCCTATGTCATCTGGTTCTACTGAGAGCAGATCTACCCCACACACTGTTAA is a genomic window of Chrysemys picta bellii isolate R12L10 chromosome 7, ASM1138683v2, whole genome shotgun sequence containing:
- the TMEM115 gene encoding LOW QUALITY PROTEIN: transmembrane protein 115 (The sequence of the model RefSeq protein was modified relative to this genomic sequence to represent the inferred CDS: inserted 1 base in 1 codon) codes for the protein MNRYLPVARQHFLAVLASTSVVVKSICATVILLYLLSFAVDTVFGLGVTPGYLFPPNFWIWTLATHSVVEKHVWDVGVSLATVVLAGRLLEPLWGALELLXLTYVGSFNLLYLFTVRIHGMLGFLGGVLVALKQTMGDSTVLKVPQVRMKVVPMLLLLILAVLRLTTLIESNLLASYGFGVLSSWIYLRFYQRHSRGRGDMSDHFAFATFFPEILQPVIGLVANLVHGILVKVKVCRKTVKRYDVGAPSSITISLPGTDPQDAERRRQLALKALNERLKRVEDQSAWPSMEDDEDEGGPKADSPLLPEKSQSSRDANAAGKGGSQESSLITFEDAPPQL